GGTGTCCTTCACCGTGAAGTCCGGGGCGGTGTCGCCCACCTGGGGAATCGCTGCGCTGACCAGTCCGACGACGAGCAGGGGAATGAGCATGCCGGGGACTTAACGGCCCCCGGTGCCCGGAACAAGCCTGCTCCCCGCTACGGCGTCAGCCGCGCCCAGACGGCCGCCGCGGCCTCGCGCGACTGCTCGGCCACCACGGTGGGGTTCACCGACAGGGGCCTTCGCGCCCAGACGCGCCACACGCCGTCCACCATCACCGCCTCCACGTGCCGGCTGCCCAGCCCGTGGACGACGTGCCACGCCAGCGTCTCCGCCGTCAGCGGCGTGGGCGACAGGTAGTCCAGCACCAGCAGGTCCGCGAGCGCGCCCTCGCGCATGGGGCCGATGGCCGCCTCGAACACCTGCGACGCCAGCCGGTGGCCGTTGGCCAGGTAGCGCAGCACGTCGATGGGCTGCCCCGCCTCACGCGAGCGCAGGTACGCCGCCTGCGCCTCCGCGAACAGGTCCGGCGACGCGCCGTCGGAGCCCAGCGACGCCCGGGCCCCGAACTTCAGCGCCGGCGCGTAGCCGACCTCCAGCCCCTGGTTGGAGCGCGGCGTGTGCACCAGCCACGTCCCCGTGGCCAGCACCTGCGCCAGGTCCGCCCACTCCAGGTGGCCCGCGTGCGCCGCCATCGCGCGGGGCGACAGGAGATTTCCGTTGAGCAGGCGCGTGACGGGCGGGTTGCCGTGCCGCTCGGTGGACAGCCGTTCGTCCAGCGGGTCCTCCGCCAGCGGGAAGTGCAGCCCGGTGTTGGTGGTGTTGAGCGCCTCACCCAGGCCCTGGAGCGCGTCGTCGCCCAGCGTGAAGACGGGCCCCGCGCCCACCTGGCCCCGGAAGCGACCCCGGGCCTTGCGCGCGAAGCTGACCGTCTCCTCCAGGCCCTCCTCGCGGCCCACCGCGCCCATGCGGTCCGTCACCGCGTAGGCCAGCACGCCGCGCACGCCCACCTCATGGAGCCCGCGCGCCACGCGCAGCAGCGAGCCCGTCACCGCCTTGGGCGAGGAGTGCAGGTCGAACAGGGTGGTGGTGCCACACTGGATGGATTCGAGCCCTCCGGCCGTGGCCGCCACCTGCACGGCGTCCAGGTCGAGCGCGTTCTCGAAGGGCCAGCGCAGCTGCTCCAGCTGCGCCTGGTACGTCTCCGGCGTTGGCCGCACCAGCCCGCGCGCCAGCACGCTCGCCAGCCGGTGGTGCGCGTTGACGAGGCCCGGGAAGACGAGCTTGCCGGACAGCGCCACCACCTCGTCGTCGGGGCCGGGCGTCAGGTCCTCGCCGCGCGCCACGATGCGCTCGCCTTCGATGCGCAGGTCCACCCGCTCGACGGAGGCGGGTTCCAGTTCGACGACGTAACCACCCTTGAGGACGGTGCCCAACATCCCTCCCTGCATGCGCGACGGTGCGCGAGGTTCGTGACGGCGGCCCCCTCCCCTTAGGGGTCCCACTTCGAGCGCGACAGGTTAGCACCGCACCCCCGCCCCCGGTCACCGGGTAAGACCCTCCTTGCACCCACACCTGTCGTCCCGGCCCCGCCAATACGGTGCGCATGGGCCGTGCGACAGGCCTGGAGCATGTGAAACAGCCCGGGCCCAGGGGTCCCCGAGGGAGGAACAGCCAGGCAGGCGGCCCCGGAGGACCTTGGGCCCCAGGGGCGCGGGCCCGTAGACTGTGGCCACCTTGGTGTCGGAATCCGGCGTTTCCTGGGCAGGTCACTACCGCTTGAGCTCGCGCATCGCGACCGGCGGCATGGCCGAGGTGTATCTGGCGCGCCCCATCGCGCCGGACGGGCAGCGCGGCCCGGCGGTGGCGGTGAAGAAGCTGATGCCGCACATGGTCACGGACCGGCGCATCGTGCAGATGTTCCTCAACGAGGCGCGCATCACCGCGCAGGTGCGGCACCCCAACGTGGTGTCCATCCTGGAGCTGGGCATGGAGGGCGGGGAGCCCTTCATCGCCATGGAGCTGCTGGAGGGCTGCTCGTTCGCGGAGCTGCGGCGGGAGGCCGCGGAGCTGGGGCACCGGGTGCCGCTGGGCATCACCCTGCGCGTGCTGGTGGATGCGTGCCGGGGGCTGGATGCCGCGCACCGCGCCGAGGACGAGACGGGCCGGCCGCTGAAGATCGTCCACCGCGACTTCACGCCGGACAACATCCACGTCGGCGTGGACGGCGCGGTGAAGGTCATCGACTTCGGCATCGCGAAGGCGGACGCGCTGGGGTCCGGCACGGAGCCGGGGACGCTGAAGGGCAAGTTCTTCTACATGTCGCCGGAGATGATCGCCGGCCGCAGCGTGGACCACCGCGCGGACCTGTTCGCCGCGGGGGTGATGCTCTACGAGCAGCTCTGTGGCCGGCGGCCCTTCACCGGCATGTCGTCCGACGAGGTGCTGTCGCGCATCGCGGAGGGACGGCCCAAGCCCCCCACGGCGTTCGACCCGTCCGTGCCGCAGGCGCTGGAGGCGGTGTGCCTCATGGCGCTCGCCAGGGACCCGGCGGCGCGCTTCGACAGCCTCCAGACCTTCATTGGCGCCATCGAGTTGATTGGCGGCCCCGCGGAGGTCGCCACGCCCGCGCAGGTGGCCGCGTACCTGGACACCCTGTTTCCGCCCGACCGCGACCCCAAGCGCCTGGCCCT
This region of Corallococcus soli genomic DNA includes:
- a CDS encoding amidohydrolase family protein → MGTVLKGGYVVELEPASVERVDLRIEGERIVARGEDLTPGPDDEVVALSGKLVFPGLVNAHHRLASVLARGLVRPTPETYQAQLEQLRWPFENALDLDAVQVAATAGGLESIQCGTTTLFDLHSSPKAVTGSLLRVARGLHEVGVRGVLAYAVTDRMGAVGREEGLEETVSFARKARGRFRGQVGAGPVFTLGDDALQGLGEALNTTNTGLHFPLAEDPLDERLSTERHGNPPVTRLLNGNLLSPRAMAAHAGHLEWADLAQVLATGTWLVHTPRSNQGLEVGYAPALKFGARASLGSDGASPDLFAEAQAAYLRSREAGQPIDVLRYLANGHRLASQVFEAAIGPMREGALADLLVLDYLSPTPLTAETLAWHVVHGLGSRHVEAVMVDGVWRVWARRPLSVNPTVVAEQSREAAAAVWARLTP